The genomic segment TCACTTTCAACTCCTGCCTCTCCCGTCTCGTGAGATGCCCCGCCGCGGCTAGGATCTTCCGCCTGATCGTCGATGCGGATGGTCCGTCCGGGCGGCGTTTCGGGGTCGCGCCCCACGCCGGGGTCTGCTAGGCCGGAGGAACGAAGTCGCCCACTGGTCACAGCGCGTAGCAGTCAGCCCAGCCACGCGGTGGTGTCCGCGGGAAGGGTGCCGGCGTCGATCGGGCCGCTGGCGAGCATCACCGAGGCGCCCGCGGGCAGGGGGGCCGGGGCGTCGCCCAGGTTGGCCACGCAGACGAAACCGGGGCCACGGCGGAAGGCCAGCACGTCGGGGCCGGTGGGGAGCCAGGTCAGCGGGGCGGCGGGGTCGATGGGGCGGCGCAGGGTCAGCGCGGCCCGGTAGAGCTGCAGCATCGAGGACGGGTCGGCGGCCTGGCGCTCGGCCGTGAGGGCGCGCCACGTGGCCGGCTGGGGCAGCCACGCCTCGCGGCCGGGGCCGAAGCCGAACGACGGGACGTTGCCCGACCAGGGCAGGGGCACGCGGCAGCCGTCGCGGCCGCGCTGGGCGCCGCCCGTACGGTAGAAGACGGGGTCGCGGCGCACACGGTCGGGCAGCTCCACCTCGGGCAGGCCCAGCTCCTCGCCCTGGTAGAGGTAGGCCCCACCGGGCAGGGCGAGCATGAGCAGGGCGGCCGCGCGGGCTCGGCGGACGCCCAGGGTGCCGCCGCCGTAGCGGGTGACGTGCCGGGTCTCGTCGTGATTGGACAGCACCCACGTGGGCGGGGCGCCCACCGCGGCCAGCGCGGCGATGCTGTCGCCGATCGCCCGGCGCAGGGCGGCCGCCTGCCACGGGGCCATCAGCAGGGCGAAGTTGAACGCCGTGTGCAGCTCGTCGGGGCGCAGGTAGAGGGCGAGCCGTTCGACGCTCTGCACCACCACTTCGCCGACGAACATGCGGTCGCCGGGGTAGGTGTCGAGCACCTGCCGCCAGCCCCGGTAGACGTCGTGCACCTCGTCGACGTCCCAGTGCGGGTGGCAGGCGCCCGTACGGGTCGGGTCCGCACCCAGGTCGGGCATCTGCGGGTCCTTGGCCAGCCCGTGCGCCACGTCGATGCGGAAGCCGTCGACCCCGCGGTCGAGCCAGAACCGCAGGATCGAGTGGAACTCGTCGCGCACCTCGGCCGACGTCCAGTCCAGGTCGGGCTGGGCCGGCGCGAACAGGTGCAGATACCACTGGCCGTCCGGCACCCGGGTCCAGGCTCGCCCGCCGAAGTTGCTGGTCCAGTTGTTGGGCGGCTGCGCGCCGCCGGGGCCGCGGCCGTCGCGGAACAGGTAGCGCCTGCGGGCCGCGCTGCCCGGCCCGTCGGCCAGCGCGGCCCGGAACCACGGATGCTCGGACGAGGTGTGGTTGGGCACCAGGTCGATGATGATCCGCAGGCCGAGGTCGTGGGCGTCGCGGATCAGCGCGTCCGCGTCGGCCAGCGTGCCGAACCGGGGGTCGACGTCGCGGTAGTCGGCCACGTCGTAGCCGTTGTCGGCCTGCGGGGACGGGTAGAACGGGTTGAGCCAGACCGCGTCGACCCCGAGGTCGCGCAGGTAGGGCAGGCGGGACCGGACACCGGGGAGGTCGCCGATCCCGTCGCCGTCGGAGTCGGCGAAGCTCCACACGTAGACCTGGTAGAACACCGCGTGGCGCCACCAGCTCATGGGGTGGTCCGTCCGCGGAGCTCCTCCTCCTCGTAGCTCGCCAGGTCGGCCGCGGCCGCCTCGTCACGGGTCAGGTTCTCGCCCGTCCGCGGGTCGAACAGGTGCATCCGGCTGGTGTCGGCCCAGAACTCGCCGTCGTGGTTCTCGCGCAGCCGGCTCATCGCGTCGATCGAGATGATCAGCTGGGTCCGCAAGGCCTCACTGTCGAGTTCGGCCGCCAGGTCGGCCAGTTGCTTGGTGACCTCCTCGTTGGCCTCGAACGGGATGTACGCGTACTGCGAGTCGCCCAGCCACTCGGTGACGTCGACCCTGGCCCGGAACGTCACCCCGCGGTCGCGCTTGGCCGGGTCGAGCAGGCGGGCGTCCTCGAAGTGCTCGGGCCGGATGCCGGCGATCAGCAGCTGCCCGTCGGTGACCTTGCCGGCCGCGATGGCGGGCAGGTCGGTCTCGAGGAACGGCAGTTCGAGCCGCCGGCCGCTGACCACGGCGGGCAGGAAGTTCATGGGCGGCGACCCGATGAAGCCGGCCACGAACATGTTGACCGGCTGCTCGTAGAGCTCGCGGGGCGAGGCGACCTGCTGCAGGAAGCCGCGGCGCAGCACGGCCACCCGGTCGCCCAGCGTCATCGCCTCGGTCTGGTCGTGGGTGACGTAGACGGTTGTGGTGCCCAGCCGCCGTTGCATCCGGGATATCTCCGTCCGCATCTGCCCGCGCAGCTTGGCGTCCAGGTTGGACAGCGGCTCGTCGAACAGGAACGCGTTGACCTGGCGGACGATCGCGCGGCCCATCGCGACCCGCTGCCGCTGCCCGCCCGACAGGTTGGCCGGTTTGCGGTCGAGGTGCTCGTGCAGCTCGAGCATGTCGGCCGCCTCGTTGACCCGCCGCCGGATCTCGTCCTCACCGATCTTCTTGTTGAGCCGCAGCGGGAAGGCGATGTTCTCGAACACGGTCAGGTGCGGGTAGAGCGCGTAGTTCTGGAACACCATGGACAGGTTGCGGTCGCGCGGAGCTTTCTCGTTGACCCGGTCGTCGCCGATCACCATGTCGCCCGAGGTGATGTCCTCCAGCCCGACGATCATGCGGAGCAGCGTGGACTTGCCGCAGCCGGAAGGCCCCACGAGGATCATGAACTCGCCGTCGGCGATGCTCAGGCTGATGTCGTTGACGGCCTTGAAACCGTCGCCGTACTCCTTGACGATGTTGCGCATCTCAATGGCGGCCATCTCGATATCCCCTTCAGCCTTTGACGGCGCCGTTGGTGAGCCCGGCGACGATCTTGCGTTGGAAGAGCAGCACGAGGACGACCACCGGGATCGTGACGACCACGGCGGCGGCCGCGATCGGGGCGGTCGGCTGCGAGAACTGCGAGGCGCCCTGGAAGAAGGCGAGCGCGGCGGGCACCGGGCGGGCCGCCTCGCTGGAGGTCAGCGTGATGCCGAAGACGAAGTCGTTCCACACCGCGAAGAACGTCAGGATGGCCGCGGTGAAGACGCCCGGGGCGGCCAGCGGGACGATCACCCGGCGGAACGCCTGCCAAGCCGTGGCCCCGTCGACCTGCGCGGCCTGTTCCATCTCCCACGGGATCTCGCGGAAGAACGCGGCCAGCACGTAGACCGACAGCGGCAGCGAGTACGACAGGTACGGAATGATCAGGCCCAGCCAGGTGTCGTAGAGCCCGATGGTGCGCCACAGGTCGAACAGCGGGGTGGCGATCGCGATGACCGGGAAGACCGTGATGGCCAGGGCCACCCCGAGCACCAGCCGCTTGCCCGGGAAGTCCAGCCGTGAGATCGCGTACGCGGCCAGAGTGGCCAGGACGACCGAGATCGTGGTGGCGATCAGCGACATGCCGACCGAGTTGCGCAGCGCCGTGGTGAACAGGTCGGAGGCGAAGACCGTCCGGTAGTTCTCCCAGCTCCACGTGCTCGGCAGGAACGACTTGTTGGTGATGTCGTCGCCCTCCTTGAACGAGAGCGAGATGATCCAGAGCACCGGGATGATCGCGTACGCGATGATCAGGATCGCGCCGGCGATCCAGAACGCCTGGGTCCTGCGGCTGACCTTCACTTCTTGTCCCCTCTCTGCTGGGACAGGTCGGTCTTGAAGACCTTGACGAACATCACCGCGATCAGCACCACGAGGACGGCCAGGATGACGCTGACGGCCGAGCCCAGCCCGACCATGACGCGGCTGATCGTCTGGCGGTAGGCCAGGAACGACAGCGTCTCGGTGCCCTGGGCGCCGGCCGTCATGATGAAGATGCTGTCGAAGATCCGGAACGCGTCGAGCGTGCGGAACAGCAGCGCCACCATGATCGCGGCCTTCATGTTGGGCAGGATGACCCGTTTGACGCGCTGCCAGGCGGTGGCCCCGTCGACCTTGGCCGCCTCCAGGTAGTCGTCGGGGATCTGGGCCAGGCCGGCCAGCAGCAGCAGCGACATGAACGGCGTGGTCTTCCAGATCTCGGCCACGCACACCGTGAACAGGGCCGACCAGGTGCCGCCGAACCAGTCGTACTCACCGAGCCCGAAGAGCCCGTTGACGAAGCCGTACGTGTTGCTGAACGCGTAGGCCCAGGCGTACGCGGAGACGACGGTGATGATCCCGTACGGGATGAGGATCGCCGTACGCAACGCGGTGCGCAGATACAGCGCCCGGTGCATCACCATGGCCAGGCCGAACCCCAGCACCAGCTCGACCGACACGGTGACGATCGTGATCAGCGACGTGATGCCGAACTGCTGCCAGAACAGCCCGTCGCTCAGGATCGTCAGGTAGTTGCCCAGGAAGACGAACTCGCGGCCGGACGGGTCGGTGAGGCGGAAGTCGAACAGCGACAGCCAGATCGCGTTGAGGATCGGGTAGCCGGTGACCGCGACCATCGCGATGAACGCCGGGCCGGCCAGCATCCACCCGAGGTTGCGTTCCTTGCGCGTACGGTCGGTCAGCCGGACTCGGCGGGCCGCGCGGGTCTCCTTCGGGGGCCGAGGAGGCGCGGCGGAGGTGGTTGTGCTCATGGCCGCTCCCTAGATCAGTCTCTTGTTGGACAGGACGTCCTGGAGAAGCTGGTTGGCCTCCCGCGGGGTGGAGCCGGGCGACAGCGCGTCCGGCGGGTGGAACGCGGTCTGGATCGAGCCGGTGACGTCGCCGTAATAGGGGCTGACCGGGCGGGGCGTGGCCGCGTCGAGGCCGGTGCGGATCTCGTCGGCCATCGGGAACTTCTGGCGGATCTCGGGGTCGTCGAAGATCGCGCCCAGGGCGGCCGGGTTACCCGCCTTGATCATGAACTCTTTCTGGCTCTGCGCCGAGACGAGGCAGCGGATGGCCTCCACCGCCAGGTCCTGCTTGCGGCTGAACGAGCTGACCGACAGGCCCAGCCCGCCCGACGGCGCCGCGCTCTCGGTGCCCGCCTCGACCCGCGGGTAGGCGGCCCAGCCGACGTCGTCCTTGAAGTTCGCCGGGAGCGTGCCCTCCTCGATCGCCGAGTCGAAGGCGGCCCACACGTACGGCCAGTTGACCATGTAGCCGCCGTTGCCGGCCTGGAACGCGGCCCGCGAGTCCTCCTCACCGGCGGTGCTGAACCCGGCCGGCGCGGCGGGGGAGACCGCGAGGTCGTGCATGATCCGGGCGGCCGCGGCCCCGGCCGGGGTGTCGAGCCCGCCCTTGACCTCGTTGGCCGGCAGGTTCTCGGAGCCGGACTGCAGGATCGAGCCGCCGCTGGACGACACCAGCGCGTTGACCCAGACCATCAGGCTCTCGTTGCGCCGGCCCTGCGCGGCCAGGGTGACCCCGGCCCGGGTCGCACCCTTGATCAGCTGGTCCCAGGTGACCGGGCCCCGGGACGGGTCGACACCCGCCTTGGCCAGCACCGACTTGCGATACCAGAGCAGCTGGGTGTTGCCGTAGAGCGGCGCCGAGTAGAGCGTGTCGCGGAACGTGGACTGCAGCAGCGGACCCTCGAGCACGCCCTCGGAGAACTCTTGCCGCTCGCTGCCGGTGAACGGGCGCAGGAACTCGGCGTTGGCGAACTCGGCCATGAACGGCGGGTCGACGCTCACGATGTCCATCGAGCGGTCCTCGGCGGCCAGCCGGCGCAGCAGTTGCTCCCGGCCGCCGGCGGCGGTGTTGGGCAGCCGCTGGATGTTGAACGAGTAGGCGCCGCCGGACTCGGACGCGCAGCGGGTGGCCACGTCCTCCTGGGCGGCATCGGCGATGTAGTAGGTCAGGGTCGTCGATCCGCCGTCGCCGCCACCGCACCCGGACAGGCCGGCGGCGAGCAGCACGAGGGCGGAGCTGGCTACACATGTCTTTCGGAACACGGCGCCTCCTTTGGAACCGCTTGCAGACTTAACCCTGTTTGTGATCTGCGTCTCATGTCAACAGTCACAATGTGCACGCTCTGCGTGTTCGGAAACGCTTCCAGACGTTGCTACGCTCATCTCTGTGCCGCCCCACACGAGGGTCAACATGGCCGATGTCGCGCGCCGCGCCGGCGTGTCGATGGCGACCGCCTCCCGCGCGCTGAGCAACCACCCGCACGTCGCCGAGGAGACCCGGGCCCGGGTGCTGGCCGCCGCCGAGCAGCTGTCCTACGTGATCTCTCCCGAGGCCTCGCGGCTGGCCGGCGGGGCCACCGACCGCGTCGCGGTGGTCGTGCCGCACATCTCCCGCTGGTTCTTCGCGACGCTGCTGGAGGGTCTCGAGTCGGTGCTGCGCGACGCCGACCTGGACGTGCTGCTCTACCACGTCGGCGACGCGGCCGACCGGCGCGACTTCTTCCAGCGGCTGCCCGCCCGGCGCAAGGTCGACGCCGTGGTGGTGCTGGGCATGCCGATCGCCGGCGGCGAGCGCGACCGGCTGGAGTCGATGGGCGTGCACATCGTCGCGGCCGGCGGCCAGGTCGAGCACTACCCGTCGGTTTCGATCGACGACGCGGCCGCCGGTCGCCAGGCCGTCGACCATCTGCTCTTCCTGGGCCACCGGCGGATCGGCATGATCGCCGCGATCGACCCGATCGAGCCCGGCTGGCCGGCCGGCCCCGGCCGGGCCCGGGCCTACCACGAGGCGCTGATCGAGGCCGGCCTGCCCGTCGAGCCGGGCCTGGTGGTCACCGTGCCGTGGGGCGGTCTCAGCGGCGCCGACGCCATGGCCCAGCTGCTCAGCCTGCGCGAGCCGCCGACGGCCGTCTACGCCCACTCCGACGAGGTGGCGCTGGGTGCGATGCGCACGCTGCGGCGCACCGGGCTGCGGATCCCGGAGGACATCTCGGTGGTGGGCATCGACGACCACCCGATGGCCGAGCTGGCCGACCTGACGACGGTGGCCCAGCCCGTACGGGAGCAGGGGGTGGCGGCCGGGAAAATGGTGCTCTCGCTGCTCGCGGGCGCGGCCGCGCCGGGTGCCGTGGTGCCGACCCGTCTGGTCGTGCGGGGCTCTACCGCCCCGCCGGGCAGCTCGCCGGCTCGGTCAGCGGCTCCGCGCCGAGGGCGTCGATGACCAGCGCGGTCACGTACGGGTCGGTCGGCAGCCCGCTGTGGGTCGTGCGGGCGGCCGGGCAGAGCGACTGCAGCGGCAGGTTGATCGCGCCGTCCAGCTCGGCCGAGTCGGGTGGCTGCACGGTCTCGTCGTTCGTGGTCCAGATCGACAGCCAGGGCAGCCCCGCGGGCAGCCGTTCGTCGATGCTGTCGAGCAGGTCGCTGCCCGGCACCAGCTCCTGACAGGCCTGCGGGCACTGGGCGCGGGCGAAGGACGCGCCCAGCCCGGCCAGCTTCGTGCCGTGCAGGGGCGAGCCCAGCGACACCACCCGACGGGCCTTCTCGGCGCCGCGGTGCTCGGAGACCCAGAGCCGGGTGACGACCCCGCCCGCCGAGTAGCCGACCACGTCGACGCTGGACGCTCCCGCCGTGAGCGCGTCGGTGACCTCGGCGTCGAGCAGATCGGCCTGGTCCTCCAGCGCTCCGGTGCCGTCACCGGGCAGGGTCAGGACCTTGGCCGTACGCCCCTCGGCGGTCAGCCGCCCGGCCAGTTCGGTCAGGGCCGTGCGGTTGCCCCCGTACCCGGGAACGAGCAAGATCGGGCCGGGCCGGGCCTGATCGGGTCGAGGCCCGTCGTCCCCGGCGTCGTCGAACACCCGCACGCCGATCAGCACGAGCAGCCCCACGGCCACCATCCCGGCCCCGCCGAGCAGCCACCACCGCACGAGGTCATCATGCCGCACCGACGCCGCCCGCTCAGCCGAAACTCTCGATGATCGTGCATCTCGTCGACCAGGGCAATCGTTTGAAGATCGGACGACCGGTGAAACGTTATTACCGGGGATCGAACCCGGGAGGGGATAGCGATGCCGGACTGTCCGGTGCGCAGCGAGGTAAGGACGACCGACCAGGACGCGGCCGTGGCGGCGATGATGCGGATCGCCGCGCACCGGGCCCGCATCCGCGTCCCCGACCCCGGAGCCGTGGCCTTCGAGGTGCTCTCGGCCGCCCTGCCGGACTGGGGCACCGATCGGGTCACCTTCTCCGGCGTGCGCTACGGCTCGGCTGTGGAGCCGTCCTCGTCGCTGATCGCGGGTGTCTGGAGCGGCGGGCACGGTGTGCTCCGGATGGGCGCCGAGGCGATCGCGATGGGCTCCGGTGACGGCTTCGTCTATCCGATCGGCCGGATCCTGCACCTCGACAACGTCGACCCGGACAAGACCCTCGTCCGTCTCCCGCCCGCCTACGTGGCCGGCATCGCCGAGGAGCTGACCGGGCTGCCCGGCGGCGAACTGCACTTCCTGTCCGCCCGCCCGCTGACCGCGAGCAAACGGGCCAACTGGTCGGCCACCGTCGACTTCCTGGCCGACCACCTGCACGACCCCGCCCGGACGATCCCGCCGCTGCTGGCGGCGCAGCTGATGCGGCTGGCCGCGACCGCGATGCTGCGGGTGTTCCCGAACACCACCATGACCGTGGCCCGGGTGCCGTCGGCCGGCCGCGCCGATCCGGTGGTCGTGCGCCGGGCCGCCGAGTTCATGGACGGCAACGCGGAACGCCCGCTGACCCTCATGGAGATCGCCGAGGCGGCTCAGGTCGGCCCGCGGGCGCTACAGGCCGCCTTCCGCCGCCACTCCACGCTCACGCCGCTGGGCTACCTGCGCCGGGTCCGGCTCGAACGGGCCCGCGCCGACCTGCGGGCGGCCCGCCCCGGCGACGGTGCCACGGTGACCACGGTCGCCGAGCGCTGGGGCTTTCACCACCCCGGCCGGTTCGCGGCGGCCTACCGCGACGCGTTCGGCGAGTCACCCCGGCTGGGGAACTGAGCGCACCCGTCAGGGCAGCAACTGCTCGATCGCCGGGGCCTTCTTGAAGATGCCGTCCCGCTCGCCCAGGGCCGCCACCCGCGCGATCGAATTGCGGTTGATGTCCTCGGGCCACGTGGGCAGGATCATCGCGATCCGCACGGTGTCGTTGATCTGGGTGTAGGTGCCCACGATGTCGCGCACCTCCCCGGGGTGCGCCGCGGCGTAGCGCAGCGACTCCCGGATCGCCTCGGTGAAGTCGGCGACCAGCTTGGACTTCGCCGTGACGGTGCCCTGGCTGGTGAAGTAGAGGGCCACGGTCAGGTCGGGCGCGGTGTCCACGAAGTTCGACGCCAGCACCCGCCCGCCCTGGGTGAGCACGGCGCTCAGCGTGGGCTCGACGACCCAGGCCGCGTCCACCTTGCCGCTCTGCAGCGCCCCCGGCATGTCGGGGAACGGCATCGCCGTGAACCGCAGGTTGTCGGCCTTGCCGCCCGCCCGGCGCACCGACTGCCGGACGGTCGTGTCGCCCAGGTTCTTCAGTGTGTTGACCGCGATGCTCTTGCCGCCGAGCTCACGGGCCGAGCGAATCGGGCTGTTGTCGCCGACCACGATGGCCGAGAAGTCGCGGCCGGGCCGGCCGTTGGAGGAGACGCCCGCCGCCACGGCCTTGAGCGGCGCCCCACCCGACTGGGCGGCCAGCAACGAGGTCACGTTGCTGAAGCCGAACTGGTATTTGCCGCCGAGCACGCCCTCGACGATGGGGGCGCCGCCCTGCTCGGGCGAGAGCTTCAGGTCGATGCCGCGCCGGGCGAAGAAACCCTTGTGCTTGCCCAGATATATGGGCGCCACGTCGATGATCGGGATCACCCCGACGGTGACCTTCGTGGTCGCGCCGGCCCCGGCCGCCTCGTCGTCCTTGTCGGTGCAGGCCGCCGTGCTGATCAGCAGGACGACGGCGGTGGCGGCCAGGATCCGGCGCATGGTGTGCTCCTCGGGCTACGCGGCGCGATGGCCGCCCGCGAAAAGTACACGATCAATCGCGCTCCGGGGTCGGGCGTAAAGGGAAATTTGAATGTCTGCCCGGAGGTCCCGCCGGATTCAGGGCGCGCGCAGCGCATCGAGGTGGCTCCGGACGGCCTCGGGTGAGGACGAGCCGGAGGCGTACGCGTCGACCTCGGACTCGGCCGCGGAGAGCCTGTCCCGTACGCCCTCCGCGTCGCCCGCGCCCGGCAGGCTGAACCGCAGCCGCCAGCCGGCCAGCTCGAGCTTGGACGCGTGCACCAGCAACCGGCCCTGGGCCGTGGGCGCGTCGGCGGCGTGGGCCAGCTCGCGGTCGAGCTCGTCGAGCCCGCGGTCGAGACTGGTCACATAGGA from the Paractinoplanes abujensis genome contains:
- a CDS encoding glycoside hydrolase family 13 protein, translated to MSWWRHAVFYQVYVWSFADSDGDGIGDLPGVRSRLPYLRDLGVDAVWLNPFYPSPQADNGYDVADYRDVDPRFGTLADADALIRDAHDLGLRIIIDLVPNHTSSEHPWFRAALADGPGSAARRRYLFRDGRGPGGAQPPNNWTSNFGGRAWTRVPDGQWYLHLFAPAQPDLDWTSAEVRDEFHSILRFWLDRGVDGFRIDVAHGLAKDPQMPDLGADPTRTGACHPHWDVDEVHDVYRGWRQVLDTYPGDRMFVGEVVVQSVERLALYLRPDELHTAFNFALLMAPWQAAALRRAIGDSIAALAAVGAPPTWVLSNHDETRHVTRYGGGTLGVRRARAAALLMLALPGGAYLYQGEELGLPEVELPDRVRRDPVFYRTGGAQRGRDGCRVPLPWSGNVPSFGFGPGREAWLPQPATWRALTAERQAADPSSMLQLYRAALTLRRPIDPAAPLTWLPTGPDVLAFRRGPGFVCVANLGDAPAPLPAGASVMLASGPIDAGTLPADTTAWLG
- a CDS encoding ABC transporter ATP-binding protein, with the translated sequence MAAIEMRNIVKEYGDGFKAVNDISLSIADGEFMILVGPSGCGKSTLLRMIVGLEDITSGDMVIGDDRVNEKAPRDRNLSMVFQNYALYPHLTVFENIAFPLRLNKKIGEDEIRRRVNEAADMLELHEHLDRKPANLSGGQRQRVAMGRAIVRQVNAFLFDEPLSNLDAKLRGQMRTEISRMQRRLGTTTVYVTHDQTEAMTLGDRVAVLRRGFLQQVASPRELYEQPVNMFVAGFIGSPPMNFLPAVVSGRRLELPFLETDLPAIAAGKVTDGQLLIAGIRPEHFEDARLLDPAKRDRGVTFRARVDVTEWLGDSQYAYIPFEANEEVTKQLADLAAELDSEALRTQLIISIDAMSRLRENHDGEFWADTSRMHLFDPRTGENLTRDEAAAADLASYEEEELRGRTTP
- a CDS encoding carbohydrate ABC transporter permease; this translates as MKVSRRTQAFWIAGAILIIAYAIIPVLWIISLSFKEGDDITNKSFLPSTWSWENYRTVFASDLFTTALRNSVGMSLIATTISVVLATLAAYAISRLDFPGKRLVLGVALAITVFPVIAIATPLFDLWRTIGLYDTWLGLIIPYLSYSLPLSVYVLAAFFREIPWEMEQAAQVDGATAWQAFRRVIVPLAAPGVFTAAILTFFAVWNDFVFGITLTSSEAARPVPAALAFFQGASQFSQPTAPIAAAAVVVTIPVVVLVLLFQRKIVAGLTNGAVKG
- a CDS encoding carbohydrate ABC transporter permease, yielding MSTTTSAAPPRPPKETRAARRVRLTDRTRKERNLGWMLAGPAFIAMVAVTGYPILNAIWLSLFDFRLTDPSGREFVFLGNYLTILSDGLFWQQFGITSLITIVTVSVELVLGFGLAMVMHRALYLRTALRTAILIPYGIITVVSAYAWAYAFSNTYGFVNGLFGLGEYDWFGGTWSALFTVCVAEIWKTTPFMSLLLLAGLAQIPDDYLEAAKVDGATAWQRVKRVILPNMKAAIMVALLFRTLDAFRIFDSIFIMTAGAQGTETLSFLAYRQTISRVMVGLGSAVSVILAVLVVLIAVMFVKVFKTDLSQQRGDKK
- a CDS encoding extracellular solute-binding protein, whose protein sequence is MFRKTCVASSALVLLAAGLSGCGGGDGGSTTLTYYIADAAQEDVATRCASESGGAYSFNIQRLPNTAAGGREQLLRRLAAEDRSMDIVSVDPPFMAEFANAEFLRPFTGSERQEFSEGVLEGPLLQSTFRDTLYSAPLYGNTQLLWYRKSVLAKAGVDPSRGPVTWDQLIKGATRAGVTLAAQGRRNESLMVWVNALVSSSGGSILQSGSENLPANEVKGGLDTPAGAAAARIMHDLAVSPAAPAGFSTAGEEDSRAAFQAGNGGYMVNWPYVWAAFDSAIEEGTLPANFKDDVGWAAYPRVEAGTESAAPSGGLGLSVSSFSRKQDLAVEAIRCLVSAQSQKEFMIKAGNPAALGAIFDDPEIRQKFPMADEIRTGLDAATPRPVSPYYGDVTGSIQTAFHPPDALSPGSTPREANQLLQDVLSNKRLI
- a CDS encoding LacI family DNA-binding transcriptional regulator, yielding MADVARRAGVSMATASRALSNHPHVAEETRARVLAAAEQLSYVISPEASRLAGGATDRVAVVVPHISRWFFATLLEGLESVLRDADLDVLLYHVGDAADRRDFFQRLPARRKVDAVVVLGMPIAGGERDRLESMGVHIVAAGGQVEHYPSVSIDDAAAGRQAVDHLLFLGHRRIGMIAAIDPIEPGWPAGPGRARAYHEALIEAGLPVEPGLVVTVPWGGLSGADAMAQLLSLREPPTAVYAHSDEVALGAMRTLRRTGLRIPEDISVVGIDDHPMAELADLTTVAQPVREQGVAAGKMVLSLLAGAAAPGAVVPTRLVVRGSTAPPGSSPARSAAPRRGRR
- a CDS encoding esterase/lipase family protein; amino-acid sequence: MRWWLLGGAGMVAVGLLVLIGVRVFDDAGDDGPRPDQARPGPILLVPGYGGNRTALTELAGRLTAEGRTAKVLTLPGDGTGALEDQADLLDAEVTDALTAGASSVDVVGYSAGGVVTRLWVSEHRGAEKARRVVSLGSPLHGTKLAGLGASFARAQCPQACQELVPGSDLLDSIDERLPAGLPWLSIWTTNDETVQPPDSAELDGAINLPLQSLCPAARTTHSGLPTDPYVTALVIDALGAEPLTEPASCPAGR
- a CDS encoding helix-turn-helix transcriptional regulator codes for the protein MPDCPVRSEVRTTDQDAAVAAMMRIAAHRARIRVPDPGAVAFEVLSAALPDWGTDRVTFSGVRYGSAVEPSSSLIAGVWSGGHGVLRMGAEAIAMGSGDGFVYPIGRILHLDNVDPDKTLVRLPPAYVAGIAEELTGLPGGELHFLSARPLTASKRANWSATVDFLADHLHDPARTIPPLLAAQLMRLAATAMLRVFPNTTMTVARVPSAGRADPVVVRRAAEFMDGNAERPLTLMEIAEAAQVGPRALQAAFRRHSTLTPLGYLRRVRLERARADLRAARPGDGATVTTVAERWGFHHPGRFAAAYRDAFGESPRLGN
- a CDS encoding ABC transporter substrate-binding protein is translated as MRRILAATAVVLLISTAACTDKDDEAAGAGATTKVTVGVIPIIDVAPIYLGKHKGFFARRGIDLKLSPEQGGAPIVEGVLGGKYQFGFSNVTSLLAAQSGGAPLKAVAAGVSSNGRPGRDFSAIVVGDNSPIRSARELGGKSIAVNTLKNLGDTTVRQSVRRAGGKADNLRFTAMPFPDMPGALQSGKVDAAWVVEPTLSAVLTQGGRVLASNFVDTAPDLTVALYFTSQGTVTAKSKLVADFTEAIRESLRYAAAHPGEVRDIVGTYTQINDTVRIAMILPTWPEDINRNSIARVAALGERDGIFKKAPAIEQLLP